The sequence GCGGCGGCGGTCAGCGGCGGTTGCCCCGCCAGCCGTGCACCGGCAGGTCGAACTTTGCCACCAGACGGGCGGTGAACGAACGGTCCCGCAGCCGCACGACCCGCACCGGCAGGGCGCCCCGCCGGACGGTGACCCGGGCCCCCGGCGGCAGGTCGTAGACCCGCCGCCCGTCGCAGCACAGCACCGCGAGCGTGGTGAACGGGTCGACGGTGATCGAGAACGTCGAGGTGGGCGCCGTCACCAGCGGCCGGCTGAACAACGCGTGCGCGCTGATCGGCACCAGCAGCAACGCCTCCACCTCCGGCCAGACCACCGGTCCGCCGCCCGAGAAGGCATACGCCGTGGAGCCGGTCGGCGTGGCACAGACCACCCCGTCACAGCCGTACCTTGACAGGGGGCGACCGTCGACGTCGACGAGCAACTCCAGCATCTGGGCCCGCTCGCCCTTCTCGACGCTGATCTCGTTGAGTGCCCACGACTCGATCGTCGGCCCGCCGTCGAACTCGGCGGTGACATCGAGGGTGAGCCGCTCGTCGACGCTGTAGTGGCGCCCCACCACGTCACGGACCGCGACGTCGAGATC is a genomic window of Micromonospora tarapacensis containing:
- a CDS encoding NAD kinase is translated as MSRTALLVTHTGRRRSTEHARTVAADLIAAGFEVRVVAEEAEDLDLPGVVPVTGPEAAEGAEIVFALGGDGTFLRAAELARPAKVPLLGINLGKVGFLAEAEIDDLDVAVRDVVGRHYSVDERLTLDVTAEFDGGPTIESWALNEISVEKGERAQMLELLVDVDGRPLSRYGCDGVVCATPTGSTAYAFSGGGPVVWPEVEALLLVPISAHALFSRPLVTAPTSTFSITVDPFTTLAVLCCDGRRVYDLPPGARVTVRRGALPVRVVRLRDRSFTARLVAKFDLPVHGWRGNRR